From [Limnothrix rosea] IAM M-220, one genomic window encodes:
- a CDS encoding cobalt transporter, with protein sequence MALATILAVSTPALAHVGHGDEFNATGDVQRVEINAETDGALGIQVVPIEPAVDGSAAVLIPVTSLVEADGSTYTFVEYEGFYEPVPVTTGASQGDLIEITEGLSVGEKLVTQGGLTLYAQSLRAQPATAAQEEAPAEPVDSSVISVPTPTKGFPLLPVAGVGTVALLLVGGALAVANNGKRR encoded by the coding sequence ATGGCATTAGCTACCATCTTGGCGGTGAGTACACCCGCCTTAGCCCACGTCGGCCATGGGGATGAATTTAACGCGACTGGCGATGTTCAGCGAGTTGAGATCAATGCAGAAACCGATGGAGCACTGGGCATTCAGGTCGTCCCCATTGAACCTGCCGTCGATGGTAGTGCTGCCGTCCTCATCCCAGTCACGTCATTAGTCGAAGCTGATGGCAGTACCTATACTTTTGTCGAGTACGAGGGGTTCTATGAGCCTGTACCCGTGACCACAGGTGCAAGTCAAGGAGACTTGATTGAAATTACTGAAGGACTTTCAGTGGGAGAGAAGTTAGTTACCCAAGGCGGACTCACGCTCTATGCCCAGTCTCTGCGGGCACAGCCTGCCACAGCCGCACAAGAAGAAGCACCTGCCGAGCCTGTAGACAGTAGTGTTATAAGCGTTCCGACTCCAACTAAAGGCTTTCCTTTACTGCCTGTGGCTGGAGTCGGAACGGTTGCTTTACTTCTTGTAGGCGGTGCATTGGCTGTCGCAAATAATGGCAAGCGCCGCTAG
- the rppA gene encoding two-component system response regulator RppA: MRVLLVEDESALGEAIKRVLVNENYVVDWVQDGLEAWHYLENPWTEYTVVVLDWLLPGLSGLELCQRLRFQQNSLPILMLTALGQPEKRIEGLDAGADDYLVKPFVMDELLARLRALQRRSPQVQPQTFSLGNFSLDPASSTCSVHLLEERTKTLALTRKEFQIMAYLIQRPGQIIAGSKLRSQLWDVDSEAMSNVVAAQIRLLRRKFDAEGCVCPIETVRGKGYCFSI, translated from the coding sequence ATGCGAGTTTTATTAGTAGAAGATGAATCAGCTTTAGGTGAAGCCATCAAGCGGGTGCTTGTGAACGAGAACTATGTGGTGGACTGGGTTCAAGATGGACTGGAAGCTTGGCATTATCTAGAAAATCCTTGGACAGAGTACACCGTGGTTGTGCTGGACTGGTTACTGCCGGGTCTGTCCGGGTTGGAGTTATGTCAGCGGCTGCGATTTCAGCAAAATTCACTTCCTATCCTCATGCTTACTGCCCTTGGCCAACCCGAAAAGCGTATCGAAGGGCTAGATGCTGGAGCCGATGATTATCTAGTCAAACCCTTTGTAATGGATGAGTTGTTAGCCCGACTGCGTGCCCTCCAGCGGCGATCGCCCCAAGTCCAGCCCCAAACATTTTCCTTAGGGAACTTCAGCCTCGATCCAGCCAGCAGTACCTGCTCAGTACATCTACTAGAAGAGCGAACAAAGACATTGGCGTTAACTCGAAAAGAATTCCAAATTATGGCTTACCTCATACAAAGACCCGGTCAGATCATTGCTGGTAGTAAGCTGAGGTCACAACTTTGGGATGTAGATTCTGAGGCGATGAGCAATGTTGTTGCCGCTCAAATCCGTTTACTGCGACGAAAATTTGACGCAGAGGGCTGCGTTTGTCCGATTGAGACAGTGCGTGGCAAAGGATATTGTTTTTCGATTTAA
- the rppB gene encoding two-component system sensor histidine kinase RppB, whose amino-acid sequence MAKQSLFRSSRLRLSLWYAGIMAVILSLSGLGAYRAVIQSNWAALEREIESSAGTLHDSVEPLLPSNEETVKILQKIFPELCLVGQPCDLSPTLIQRHTIGVSDRSTYYIRLFNYEETLLGFSPNQPAELPATLVKTPWQTFKTEDGSRYRQFTILLHGDETGSSQANWGYLQIGRSLAEFDAENTRIQKILLIGFPLMLAVITASSWWLSGLAMRPIYVSYQQQQQFTANTAHELRTPIASLLATIEALQKVPPTSPEDANTLLSQIAKQGRRISELFTDLLNLTYIEQTLVLPLQRCCLNDIVSDLIEEFSELADGANFQLASHIPERSIDVMGNEPQLYRLISNLIVNAIQYTPEKGTVTVSLERRDRMAYLKVSDTGIGIESDEQKRIFDRFYRVNRDRSRQTGGNGLGLAIAQAIAQAHHGRLTVESQLDKGSTFTLQIATADG is encoded by the coding sequence ATGGCTAAACAATCTCTTTTTCGTAGCAGTCGGCTACGGCTTTCTCTATGGTATGCCGGGATAATGGCCGTGATTTTAAGCTTGTCGGGCTTGGGGGCTTACCGCGCAGTCATTCAATCAAACTGGGCAGCACTAGAGCGAGAGATTGAATCAAGCGCGGGCACATTACATGACAGTGTGGAGCCTTTGCTGCCTTCTAACGAAGAGACTGTCAAGATCTTGCAAAAAATATTTCCTGAACTATGTCTTGTAGGGCAACCGTGCGATCTATCCCCTACTTTGATCCAACGGCATACCATTGGCGTCAGCGATCGCAGCACCTATTACATTCGACTGTTTAATTACGAAGAGACACTCCTCGGATTCTCTCCTAATCAACCCGCTGAACTGCCAGCAACCCTAGTCAAAACACCGTGGCAAACCTTTAAAACTGAGGATGGTAGCCGTTATCGCCAATTCACCATTTTGCTCCATGGCGACGAAACAGGCTCGTCTCAAGCTAATTGGGGATATCTGCAAATTGGCCGCTCATTGGCTGAATTTGATGCTGAAAACACCCGCATTCAAAAGATTTTGCTGATTGGCTTTCCGTTAATGCTAGCCGTCATTACGGCTTCAAGCTGGTGGCTTTCGGGTCTTGCTATGCGGCCCATTTATGTTTCTTACCAACAACAACAGCAGTTTACGGCTAATACTGCCCATGAATTGCGAACACCCATTGCTAGTTTGTTGGCAACGATTGAAGCATTACAAAAAGTGCCTCCTACTTCTCCAGAAGATGCCAATACCTTGCTCTCTCAGATTGCAAAGCAAGGCCGCCGTATCAGTGAGCTATTCACTGATTTGCTCAATCTTACCTACATTGAACAAACACTCGTTTTGCCGTTACAACGCTGCTGTTTAAATGACATTGTGAGTGATTTGATAGAGGAGTTTTCTGAATTAGCCGATGGGGCGAATTTCCAGCTTGCTAGTCATATTCCTGAACGTTCTATTGACGTGATGGGCAATGAACCACAACTCTACCGCCTCATTTCAAACTTGATAGTCAATGCGATTCAGTACACACCTGAAAAAGGGACAGTAACTGTAAGTCTTGAGCGGCGTGATCGCATGGCTTATCTGAAAGTGAGTGATACGGGCATTGGGATTGAGTCTGATGAACAAAAACGTATTTTTGATCGATTTTATCGGGTCAACCGTGATCGCTCACGCCAAACAGGTGGCAACGGACTAGGCTTAGCCATAGCTCAAGCGATCGCCCAAGCTCACCACGGACGGTTGACTGTCGAGAGCCAACTCGACAAGGGCAGCACGTTTACCCTACAGATAGCGACAGCAGATGGTTAA
- the rppB gene encoding two-component system sensor histidine kinase RppB codes for MNNNQLFKKTRWHLACWYAGTMSLIMGVCSIGLYETVSHAHRVTIHREIESIAHTFHKNLKIHFKKSENLEDTINHVFQSFCIEHSDCLLAKQKILTSLNESVSSNYYIEIIDLSKNSLAVTETKPSKLRLQSQQDPWKYFKDPQNNRYHQISIELQTVNGQPWGYLIVGRNLKDFDHYVASIAWVLILGFPIALILVSIAAWYLSNLAIKPIYYSYQKIQRFTGDAAHELRTPIATIRATIESVLMQPEWQQEEIQNLLISIERQNYRMSSLVNDLLTLSRIDGSLNSKANHAVNQAIILNDLVDDIAEEFAALALAKKINLEIKKDISQLLVIDGDESQIYRLLANLIMNALQYTPENGDVTLILSVHNRQAVIEVTDTGIGISQTEQIKIFERFYRVNHDRSRHTGGSGLGLAIADAIAKLYGGSIEVNSKLSHGSKFTIRLPCKQQ; via the coding sequence GTGAATAATAATCAATTATTTAAAAAAACTCGATGGCATTTAGCTTGTTGGTATGCGGGAACAATGAGCCTGATTATGGGTGTTTGTAGCATCGGACTCTATGAGACAGTTTCCCATGCCCATCGCGTAACGATTCATCGAGAAATCGAATCAATTGCCCATACATTCCATAAAAATCTAAAAATTCATTTCAAAAAATCGGAGAACCTTGAAGATACAATAAATCATGTATTTCAAAGCTTCTGTATAGAACATAGTGATTGTCTTTTGGCAAAACAAAAAATATTAACATCACTAAATGAAAGTGTATCTAGTAACTACTATATAGAAATTATTGACCTCTCTAAAAACTCATTAGCTGTCACAGAAACAAAGCCATCAAAATTACGATTACAATCTCAACAAGATCCATGGAAGTATTTTAAAGATCCTCAAAATAATCGTTATCATCAAATCTCGATAGAACTCCAGACAGTAAATGGTCAACCTTGGGGCTATTTAATCGTAGGACGAAACCTTAAAGATTTTGATCATTATGTCGCAAGTATTGCTTGGGTCTTAATATTAGGTTTTCCTATTGCCTTAATTTTAGTTTCGATTGCAGCTTGGTATTTATCTAATTTAGCTATTAAACCAATTTACTATTCCTATCAAAAAATACAACGATTTACTGGGGATGCTGCCCATGAATTAAGAACGCCTATAGCAACGATTAGGGCAACAATTGAATCAGTACTTATGCAGCCAGAATGGCAACAAGAGGAAATCCAGAATTTACTGATAAGCATTGAAAGACAAAATTACCGCATGAGCAGCCTAGTCAATGATTTACTGACTTTATCTCGTATAGATGGAAGCCTTAATAGCAAGGCGAATCACGCCGTAAATCAGGCCATTATTCTCAATGATTTAGTGGATGATATTGCAGAAGAATTTGCGGCTTTAGCTCTAGCAAAAAAAATCAATTTAGAAATCAAAAAAGATATTAGTCAATTACTAGTTATTGATGGTGACGAGTCCCAAATTTATCGTTTGTTGGCAAATTTAATCATGAATGCCCTTCAATATACTCCAGAAAATGGGGACGTAACATTGATTTTATCTGTGCATAATCGTCAGGCAGTCATTGAAGTTACTGATACAGGGATTGGCATTTCACAAACGGAACAGATTAAGATATTTGAACGATTTTACCGTGTTAATCATGATCGTTCTCGTCACACAGGAGGCTCTGGTCTCGGCTTGGCGATCGCCGATGCTATTGCAAAATTATACGGTGGCTCAATTGAAGTCAATAGTAAATTAAGCCATGGTAGTAAGTTTACTATTCGGTTACCTTGCAAACAACAATAA
- the rppA gene encoding two-component system response regulator RppA has protein sequence MRILLVEDEPDLGRAIKRVLAQNTYVVDWVQDGAEAWSYLENQQTIYNLGIFDWLLPNLSGVELLQKLRQREDNLPVLMLTAKDSINDRVQGLDAGADDYLIKPFGMKELLARLRALKRRSQNLMPSNLVVGKFILDYANNQIYLENNKQEITLTLKEFKLLEYFMRHPNQILNRDQILAQLWEWNTDPISNVVAAQIRLLRRKLAIYNAQGTIETIYGLGYRFSPNLL, from the coding sequence ATGCGAATTTTGTTAGTAGAAGATGAGCCGGATTTAGGTCGTGCAATAAAAAGAGTATTAGCTCAAAATACTTATGTTGTTGATTGGGTGCAGGATGGAGCAGAGGCTTGGTCATATTTAGAAAACCAACAGACAATCTATAATCTCGGAATTTTTGACTGGTTGCTGCCAAATTTATCTGGGGTTGAGTTATTACAAAAATTACGTCAACGTGAAGATAATTTACCTGTTCTTATGTTGACGGCAAAAGATAGCATTAATGATCGTGTTCAAGGATTAGATGCAGGTGCTGATGATTACCTCATTAAGCCCTTTGGCATGAAGGAACTGCTAGCTAGACTCAGAGCTTTAAAGCGGCGATCACAAAACTTGATGCCTTCAAATCTCGTGGTGGGAAAGTTTATTTTAGATTACGCAAATAATCAAATTTATTTAGAAAATAACAAGCAAGAAATCACCTTGACGTTAAAAGAGTTTAAGCTTTTAGAGTATTTTATGCGCCATCCTAACCAGATTTTAAATCGTGATCAAATTTTGGCACAATTATGGGAATGGAATACTGACCCAATTAGTAATGTTGTAGCTGCACAAATTCGTTTATTACGACGGAAATTAGCTATTTATAATGCCCAAGGTACTATTGAAACGATTTATGGTTTAGGTTATCGTTTTTCACCTAATTTATTGTGA
- a CDS encoding copper resistance system multicopper oxidase, with the protein MVFHTTSLSRRNFLRFTTGTGVAIALDQLIPRALQASVKQLEGEYPEIINLTIQETKLAIGGRKATALTINETIPGQLIRLKEGQTATIKVTNKLKVDTSIHWHGIILPPNMDGVPGVSFAGIKPGETFTYKFDVNQNGTYWYHSHSGLQEQQGHFGGLVIDPIEPEPFNYDQDYFVLLSDWTFEDPHDVLANLKKMSPFYNYQRRTISTLGEDKEWRRMRMDPTDIADVTGATYTYLMNGTAPDDNWTALFKPGEKVRLRFVNASAMTFFDVRIPGLKMTVVQADGQNVAPVTVDEFRIGTAETYDVIVEPDDRQAYTIFAETMDRSGFARGTLAVQAGLTAAIPPQRERPLRTMADMGMDHSSMSGMDHSSMSGMDHSNMSGMDHSNMIDNTPVPHGMDDHGIGNSGVPMMVKNRLNEPGIGLENTGTKVLVYTDLRSLAPWGKQRTPDRELELHLTGNMERYMWSFDGKKYSEEKNLIFYNGERLKLTFVNDTMMEHPIHLHGMWMELDNGAGAYKPRKHTLIVKPAEKCSTEVDVDAPGNWAFHCHLLYHMKVGMFRTVAVVNRA; encoded by the coding sequence ATGGTTTTTCACACTACATCTTTGTCTAGACGTAATTTTTTGCGCTTTACCACTGGGACAGGGGTGGCGATCGCCTTAGATCAATTAATCCCAAGAGCATTGCAAGCAAGCGTTAAACAATTAGAAGGTGAATATCCTGAAATCATTAATCTAACAATTCAAGAGACAAAGCTGGCGATTGGTGGTCGAAAAGCAACAGCCCTCACTATAAATGAAACTATCCCCGGTCAATTAATTCGCCTAAAAGAAGGTCAGACTGCCACTATCAAAGTGACCAATAAGCTCAAAGTAGACACATCGATCCATTGGCACGGCATTATTTTGCCTCCCAACATGGACGGTGTACCGGGCGTAAGTTTTGCCGGTATTAAACCCGGAGAAACATTTACTTACAAATTCGATGTTAATCAAAATGGCACCTATTGGTATCACAGCCATAGTGGTTTGCAAGAACAACAGGGTCATTTTGGAGGATTAGTCATCGATCCAATCGAGCCAGAACCGTTTAACTACGATCAAGATTACTTCGTTTTACTTTCCGACTGGACATTTGAAGACCCTCATGATGTCTTGGCAAACCTGAAAAAAATGTCACCTTTTTATAACTATCAACGACGTACTATTAGTACCCTCGGAGAAGATAAAGAGTGGCGCAGGATGCGAATGGATCCTACTGACATCGCAGATGTGACAGGGGCAACTTACACTTATCTTATGAACGGCACAGCTCCCGATGATAACTGGACAGCATTATTCAAGCCCGGAGAAAAAGTTCGCTTGCGGTTTGTAAATGCTTCGGCGATGACTTTCTTTGATGTCAGAATTCCCGGATTGAAAATGACTGTTGTGCAGGCAGATGGGCAAAATGTTGCTCCTGTGACTGTAGATGAATTTCGTATTGGCACAGCCGAAACCTATGATGTGATTGTGGAACCAGATGATCGCCAAGCCTATACCATTTTTGCGGAGACCATGGATCGCAGCGGTTTTGCAAGGGGCACTTTAGCCGTTCAAGCTGGTTTAACAGCAGCTATACCTCCTCAACGAGAGCGACCATTGCGCACCATGGCGGATATGGGAATGGATCATTCCAGTATGTCCGGAATGGATCATTCCAGTATGTCCGGAATGGATCATTCCAATATGTCCGGAATGGATCATTCCAATATGATCGACAATACCCCAGTACCTCACGGGATGGATGATCATGGCATCGGTAATTCTGGTGTACCGATGATGGTTAAAAATCGCTTAAACGAGCCGGGGATTGGCCTAGAAAATACAGGAACCAAAGTTTTGGTTTATACAGATTTAAGAAGCCTAGCGCCTTGGGGTAAACAACGTACTCCTGATCGTGAGCTAGAGCTACATTTGACGGGCAATATGGAGCGATATATGTGGTCGTTTGATGGCAAGAAATATTCTGAAGAAAAGAACCTAATCTTTTATAACGGCGAACGATTAAAGCTGACTTTTGTTAATGACACGATGATGGAACACCCAATACATCTCCATGGCATGTGGATGGAATTGGACAATGGGGCTGGTGCGTACAAACCACGTAAGCATACTTTGATCGTTAAACCAGCTGAAAAATGTTCTACGGAAGTTGATGTAGATGCTCCGGGTAATTGGGCTTTTCATTGCCATCTTTTGTATCACATGAAAGTGGGGATGTTCCGTACGGTTGCCGTAGTTAATCGAGCTTAG
- a CDS encoding copper resistance protein B — protein MTFKQSPLFWVSIFMVGGFGVWETNPAIAQYQDHNMLMTEENNNNSSSESNQDIDYVIEEIPDEWGEPINDSQSFSVLIFDQLEYRVNDGEDSFNWDVIGWKGGDYQRIWLKTEGDVGLDTGAGEAEIQLLYGKLIAPFWDFQAGLRYDQEYGEAENAGRAFAVVGVQGLSPYLFEVDAALFLSDEGDVSARLSAEQQLLITQKLSLQPEIEMNIAAQKVEEFGVGSGINDIELGLRLRYEINRNFAPYVGITWGTKLFETADLARSEGKEVSDFSVVGGVKLLF, from the coding sequence ATGACATTTAAGCAAAGTCCGTTATTTTGGGTATCGATTTTCATGGTGGGTGGTTTCGGTGTATGGGAAACTAATCCGGCGATCGCCCAATATCAAGATCACAATATGCTGATGACAGAAGAGAACAATAACAACTCTTCTAGCGAGAGCAACCAAGACATTGATTATGTAATAGAAGAAATTCCAGACGAATGGGGAGAACCGATCAATGACAGCCAATCTTTTTCTGTACTCATTTTTGACCAACTAGAATATCGAGTTAACGATGGAGAAGACAGTTTTAATTGGGATGTTATCGGTTGGAAAGGAGGAGATTACCAGCGAATTTGGCTAAAAACAGAAGGAGATGTTGGCTTAGATACAGGAGCTGGAGAAGCAGAAATTCAACTACTATACGGTAAATTAATCGCTCCCTTTTGGGATTTCCAAGCAGGCTTAAGATACGACCAAGAATATGGCGAGGCTGAAAATGCTGGTCGAGCATTTGCCGTAGTAGGCGTGCAAGGATTGAGTCCCTACTTATTTGAAGTTGATGCAGCATTATTTCTTAGTGACGAAGGAGATGTTTCCGCTAGATTGAGTGCCGAACAACAATTGTTGATTACCCAGAAACTAAGCCTTCAACCAGAAATAGAGATGAATATTGCTGCCCAGAAAGTAGAAGAATTTGGCGTTGGTTCGGGCATTAATGATATCGAACTTGGCTTACGATTGCGTTATGAAATCAACCGTAACTTTGCTCCCTACGTAGGTATAACTTGGGGTACTAAATTGTTTGAGACAGCAGATTTAGCACGCTCTGAGGGAAAAGAAGTGAGTGATTTTTCAGTAGTTGGAGGCGTAAAACTACTGTTTTAA